The Pyxidicoccus sp. MSG2 DNA segment CTCGCGTGCGAAGCGCTCGTCCCGGGGGTACAGGGCCAGCTTGAGTGCGACGGGGCCAGGTGCCGGCTGCGCGCCCACGGCCCGGTAGACGGCGCCGCAGGCCCCTCGCCCGCGTCGCTCCAGCACGCGCCAGGGCCCCACCCACGTCCCCGGGGGAAGGCGCGCCGGGTTCAGGTCGGCAGGGTGCATGGGGCTCCCGAGGCGTAGCGCGGTCCGTTCCGCGCGCGGAGGAGGCTACTTGAACCGCGCGAGCCGCGGGGGCGGGGTTTCACCGCGCAACGAGCAGGGATGGACATGTTCCGCGAGTACACGCACCGCTGGCTCCGCCGGCTCTGCTAGTGAGCGGTATCTTCTTGAGGTGCCTTGCTGCTTGTCCGTCTTCACCCGACGGCTTCGCGTGGCGTACATGGGCGCAAAGTTGGGGACGGCCACCACCACCTCATGGCCCAACGCCTCCAGGCCTCGGGCCACCCACTCGCTCTATCACCGGTGGTCCTTCCGTGGCGTCGTGGGGCGCCGGGCACCTGGACGTGTACGTCGGGGGCACCGACAACGCCCTGCACCACCGCGCCTTCAACGGCGGCTGGGCCGGCTGGGAGTGGCTTGGCGGTGAGCTGACGTCCTCTCCGTCCGTGGCGAGCTGGGGCAACGGCCGCCTGGACATCTTCTACCGCAGCCCGGACGCCACGATGCGCCACTCCTGGTACAGCAACGGCTGGTAGGCGGCTGAAGTCACGGCCTTGGCCCGCGGCACGTGCCCCGGGCCAGGGCCGGAAGACTGGAACAGAGACGCGGAGCCGGTCGCGAAGGCACGCCCCGACGCGGCACTCGCGCAGCTCCGCGGAGACCTCGAGCGGGCCGCCTCCCGGGTGTGTCCGCCCGCCCTGTCCGACCGGCGCGATGACTTGGTGCAGACCGCCATGATTCGCGTCATGGAACTCCAGCGCCGCGCCCCGGACCCAGCTCTCACCCGTCTATCTCTACCGCGTCGCCTACACGGCGCTCATCGACGAGATGCGCAGCCAGGGCCGGCGAAGGGAGGTGGCGATCGAGGAGGTGGAGTCGCTGCCCCGGCAGCCGGCGGCACCGGGAGACCCGGAGCGGTCCGCGGGGGCCGCACAGATTGGCCGGGCGGTGCGTGACTGCCTCCTGCGGCTGGTGCAGGACCGGAGGCTCGCGGTGACGCTGTACCTGCGGGTGGTGGATTCTGACGCCCTGAATTTCAAACCAGTCTTTGAGTGCCTGTTCTTGGGGGAAGATGTGGTGCTTTCCCTTCGACCGGGCGTGAGCTGGTGTGACGGCGGGATGATTCGGCCCGGGGCGCCGTTCCAATTGGGAAAGAGCATGACAGCGCCCTTCGGCAGGTTTTGCCCTACGCCCGAATTTCGCCGGAGCCCCCTTCCCGGTGCCGCAGCAGCCGCGGGCGCGCGCGCGGGAGGGAAGCGCGCCAGCTCGATTTCTCCGGGCAGCTCCCCGCATCGGTAGAAGCCGCAGACGTTCTCCATACACAGGAGGGAAATGCACTGGTCGTTAGCAAACCCCATCACTCCGGTCTGTCCTGACGAGAGGTGCGGCAAAACCCTGTCGTGGCGCCTGCCCGGCACGCCACGACGAATCAAGGGTTTGGACTGCCAGGGAGTCAGGCCGCCGCCTTCCGGTGCCGCTCGTCCACCCACGCGACGACGTCCGGGTAGCTGCTCTCCACCCACCGGCGGAAGCGCTGCGCCTGGGAGGGGTAGTTGCCGTCGGCGTCCATGGAGGGGAGCTGGCCGAAGAACAGCGAGTGGAGGCGGTCGCCCAGCGTGTACATGTCCGTGGAGCCGTTGTTGTTGGCCCGGGACAGCTGCTCGACGAACCCCTGGAAGTTGGCCCCCGTCATGCCGAAGGCGGAGGCCGCCTGGGCGAGCGTGTCGATGTAGCCCCGGTGGCCCGAAATCTCGAGGTGCGCGCCGAGGAACTTCTGGATGTCCTGGGGTGACATTCCCAGGTTCCCGCCCAGCCGCTCCGCGAGGAGCTCGGGGTCGGACTGGATGAGGCTCTCGGCAAGCGCCGGGTCCATGCCGCTCTGGACGAGCAGCTCCTCCTGACGCTCGCGGTGGATGAGCTGGTCCGGGTCCAGCGTCTTCACGAGGATGCCGCCCGCGAAGAGGGCGGCCCCGAGGAGCTGCAGTCCGGGCGTGACGCTGGTGAAGGCCGCCGCGGCGAGGATGGTTCCGCCCGCGGCCTGGGCGAGCGACGCGCTGGCGGAGAAGTACTTGCCCTCCTTTGCGGCCTGGAAGGTCTGCATGACGTCACCCACCGCGCCGAGGATGGCGCCGACGGCGGACAACCTTCCCAGGGCCTTGCTGGCGGTGGCGCCCTTCACGAGGACCTCGGAGAGGTAGTTCACCCCGTCCGCGCCCACGCTGAGCCCATCGCCCACAATCTTGATACGCGCGGCCATGTCCGCTTCGGACCACTGGCCGGCATCCCCCACGAAGGCCGAGGTCGCGATGACGACGCCCAGGCCCCGCAGTGCCTGCCCACCGGCGGAGTCGGGGCGGCCGATGAGCCCCGCGGACTGGTCGCGCATCATGCTGTCGAGCGACTGCATGTTCCGCCGGTACTGCTCGAGCGGCATGTTCGGCTTCAGCGTCTGCAGCACCGACGTGTACTTGCGCATGTCCTTGGGGTCCATGCCGTACAGGTGGGCGTACTGCGCCAGGCCCTCGTAGATGTTCCGGGCCGTGGCCACGTCGCGGATGCTGGCGGCCTTGATGGCGTCGCGGCCCGCGGCCTTGACCAGCGCGACGGCGAGCTTCTCGTCGAAGTCCTTGCCGTCCTTCATCTTCGCGACGACGTCGAAGAAGACGGGCCGACCCTGGCCCTTGGCGTTGAGCTGCGACGCCAGGTACTCGGCGCCCGAGTCCGTCTCCGCCAGCCGGGGCAGCGCACGCGCCAGTTCCTCCACGCGCGGGTCGTCGGGATGGATGGGCACGCCATCCGGCGCGGCCTTCGACAGCAGCGCGCCGAGCCGCTGGAACTCGGCCACGTCCTTCTGGCGCTCGGGCGTCATGAAGGTGGAGATGACCTTCTGCTGCTGCTCCGGGGTGAGCACCTTCGCAGGGCCGCTGAGCAGCTCCGTGAGCTTCTTCTGGTGCTCCTCCGCCTTCTCCGCGGCGACGGTGAAGTCGGAGCGAATCTTGTCCACGGACTTCCACACCGTCTCGTGGAGGGCGTTGAGGTCCTTCGCGAAGGCAGGGGTTCCACCCACCGGGAGGGCCACGGGCCCGTCCTTGGCGCCCCCCATGTCCACGGCGAGCCGCGAGCCGACGCCCGCGTCGATGCAGTTCTTCACCGCGCTGAGCAGCACGGGGTTCTGCGTGAAGCCCGGCTGCATCCTGCTGACGAAGTACTCACCCACCCTGCCGGCGGCGGGGTCCTTCATCGCCTCCGCCGCGCGCGCGAGGCTGTAGTACGTCTGGTACTTGATGGCGGACTCCTGGCCCGAAAACTTCGCGAGCACCAGCGAGTCGTTGAGGTCGGGCGGCTTCTGCGGCGGCGGCGGGTGGAGCTGGCGGTCCGTCTCCGGTGACACGCCGTCGAAGAAGTCGCCCATCTTCTCCAGTGACGGCTTCGCGGCCTCCACCAGCGCCTGCTGGTAGGCCGGGTCCGGATTGCTGACCACGAGCTGCTCGAACTGCCTCGCGCCCTCCTGCAGGCTGCGCTGGAGCGTCTTCTCCAGCGCCTTTGCGTCCTGCTGTGCCCGCTCGGCGGGCGTCGCGCTCGTGGCCTGCGTGGCGACGGTCGCCTTCGCGCCGGTGCTGGCGGTGGTGAGGCCGGGCTCGGGGATGGGCAGGCCGGCGGCGGCGTTCTTCAGGAGGTCCACCACGCCCGCGTCCTTCCTCGGAGGCAGCGCGGAGGCAGCGGCGGCCCCCGCACTCGCTCCGGCTGCGCCGGCACCGCGCGAGGCGCCCTGCAAGGCATTGAAGGACGGCTGGCCGCCGGTGGGCGAGAAGAAGACGCTGAGTTGCTGGCGCGTCATCGCCACCGGGCCACCGGTGTGCAGCGGGTCCGCGACGAGGTACTTCCCGTCCTGCGTCTTGCCGAGGATGGCGTTGAGGTGGCCGACGTCGCCGTTGCCCATGCGCTCGGGGAACTGCGAGCGCCAGGACGCGTTGGTGGCGCCATTGGCGATGACGGGGTTGCCCGCCGCGAGCTGCTGGTCCAGCGACTCCCAGCCCTGCCCGTAGCGCGAGGTGAGGCCCGCGCCCTTGATGCCGTCGGACACCATGGTGCCGCCCGTCAATTCATGGTCGCGGTCCAGCAGCGGCACGCGCGCGCCATCGGACGCCTTCACATAGGTGAACTCCGACTCGCGGCGCGGGCTCATCAGCGCGCGCGCATGGTCCACCTGCTGCTCCTTCGTCAGCCCCGGGGGCATGTGGCCCGTATACGCCAGGGACATGGCGAGGCTGGCGGGTCCGCAGTTGGTGCTGCCGCGCGGGCCGGACCGGTTGTAGTCGGAGGTGAACTGGGTGATGAACGCGGCCTCCGCGGACATGGCCGCGCCCCCCGTCTTGCCGCCCGCCTGCGAGGAGCGCGTGAGGGCCTTGGACAGCGCCTCGCGAGTGCCGGCTTCGTAGCGGCCATCGGAGGAGACTCCGCTGTCCTTCTGGAACTTCTCCAGCGCGGCCTCCGTCTGCGGACCGAACAGGCCCGGCCCGGTGGCCACCTGCTCCTTCGTCAGGTAGCCCAGCTCGACCAGGGACTCCTGGAGTTGCTGCACGTCCTTGCCGGTGTCGCCGCGCTTCAGGTCCTTTTCCGGGACGGGCCAGGGCTCCTCTGGAGGTGGCTCGGGAGGAGGAGGCGGGGGCGGCGGACGCAGCCTGGGGGCGGAGGAAGAAGCAGATTCCTCCTCGAAGCTGGAGGCGTCGTCATGCCCCGTGGCGCGAGTCCCGTCCTCTTCGTGGACGACCTCGCGCTCGGGGGCTTCGCTTCGCTGGACGCTTCCCGCGTCCTGGGACGAGTAACTCTGGGTGGAAGGAGAAGGACCGTCGACGCGCATGGGGTGTGGGCTCCTGGGACAGCAGGATTAGGCACTCCGGTTGTCGGACGTGACACCGGGCCCGTTGTCCCAGGAACGCCGTCAGCGGGAGTCCTCCCGCCGTACGCGCTCGCGCGAAAACGAATTCAATATGGATGCGTTTCTCGCGCGTTGTCTCTGCGCTCGCCTGCCGCGTCGTGCCTTCTCAGACTACGAGTCGATCCCCGGGTCGAGCAGGTAGCTGACTCGCACCAGGAACTCGCGGGAGAACACGGGGAGCGGGGCGTGGCCGCCGTTGTAGGGCTGGGCGAGGCGGAAGTTGGTGCCCATCAAATTGTAGACGCCCGCGCCCAATTCCAGCCCCGGCGTGCCCACGTTCTCCGCGCTGACGAAGAGGTTGAAGAGCAATTGCGTGGGCAATTCCTCCACCGCCGAGTCCCCCGCGTCGTCCGGCGCATCCACCGCGTAGCGCTTGCCCACGAGCACCGCGGTGGGGCTGACGGTGAGCCACGGCAGCACCTTCACGTTGCCGGCGACGGACGCCTTGTGCGTGGGCATCGCGGTGAAGGCGTTGGAGTGCCCGGGCACCTGGTAGTCCTCCACGTCGTTGCGTCCGGACGGTGTGTAGAACGAGTAGTTCAGCGCGAGCCGGCCCCAGCCCGCCCGCAGGTGGTAGTCCAGCTCGACGCCACGGCTGCCCAGGCGCCCGAGGTTCCGGTACGCCTCCGTGTTCGACACCGCGTCGTACGAGTAGATGATGGGGTCCGTCACGCCCATGTCGAAGACGTTGGCGCTCACCGTCTGGCCTTCACCGAGCCGCAGCGTGCCCTCCAGCTCGAACACGGTGGTGCGCTCCGGCCGGACGTCCTCGCCCAGGCTGATGTTCTCGATGCCCGGCGCGCGGAACGCGCGGCTGAAGAGCGCCTTGGCGCTGAACGGCCCGAAGGCGCGCAGCAGCACCAGCCGCGGCACGAAGGAGCCGCCGAAGGCGCTGTGATTCTCGTAGCGCGCGCCGGCCACCACGGTGGCGATGGGGTTGTCCAGGTAGGCCTCCATGAAGCCCGCCAGGTTGAGGTACGAGACGCGCTCGGCGCCCTCCTCACCGAAGGCCGTCTGCAGGCCCACGTCCGCGGGCCCTTTGAGCTGGCCCTGGTCGGACGTCACGTCCAGGCCGCCGGTGAGCTGGAGGAAGTCCAGCGCCGCCCAACGCGCCATGGCCCGCCCGCGCAGCCGCCGCACCTGCTTCTCGTAATAGAAAGGTGACTCCTGGTTCGAGTCGCGGAAGGGCTCGGACAGGGTGAGGTTGAAGCGCGAGACGAGCTCCAACCGCTCGCTGGGACGGAACTTGTCGCTCAGCTCGGCGTGGAAGGTCTCGAACTCGGTGGGCGCCGGGGCGTCGAGCACCTCGTCGAAGGCGACGATGGTGGAGATGGTGCTGCGCTGGTACAGCACGCTGAGCTGCAAGTCCTTGTAGCCCACGCCGGCCTGCACCGTGGTGGGGTCCAGCTGGCTCTGCCCGCTCATGGTGGCCGAGTTGCCGAAGTAGTCGCGGAACTCGGCGTCGCTGCGCTGGCCCTGGCCCAGGGACGCGGAGGCGAAGAGGCTCAGGCCCGGCGCGGACTCGAAGACCTTGCGCCCGGAGACGGTGACGCTGCGGCGGCCGTTGACGGTCTCCAGCTCGCCGTAGGTGCCCGTGAGCTGCAGGTCCGTGCTGCCCTGGATGCCGCGGGTGATGACGTTGATGACGGCCAGCTCCGCGTTGCCGCCGTAGATGACCGAGCCCGGGCCGCGCACCACCTCGATGCGCTCCACCAGCTCAATCGGGAACTCGTGGCCGAGCTGCATCGTCGAGTACAGCTGCTCGTTCATCTCCTTGCCGTCGATGACGAGGAGCACCTTGCCTTCGTAGCCCCACAGGCCGCGGAAGCCGGGGCCCACCGAGCCCTGCACGTCCACGCCGAAGAAGAAGCCCGGAACCTGGAGCAGCAGGTCCATCAAGTCCCGAGCGCCGGACGCGCGAATCTCCTCCGCGTTCATCGCGGTGACGACGGCGGGGGACTCCTGCAGCTTCGTGACGGCGAACGAGGCCACCTGACTGTGGACCTCGGGCTCCTCGCTCATCGGCGCGGCGTCCTCCGGGGGCGCGGACGGCTCCAGCTCGGATGACTCGGGGGAGGGCTCCTGCGCGAGGGCAGGGCTCGTGCACAGGAAGAGGGACAGGGCCACGGAACCGACGGACCACCAGGGGCGGACGCGCATGGGAACCTCGAACGAAGGTGAGCGCCGGCCTCGGGGCCGTCGCTCGGGGGAAGTGGGGAAGGGGACAGGGAGCGCCGGCCTGGGAACCGGCGCGAGGGCTCAGCGAACGCGGACGGCGGTGAGGCGGTCGGGCTCGACTTCGACGGTCAGCTTGCGCTTCACCACGCCGTTGACGCGGACCTCCACGCGGGCGGGCCCGGCCGGAAGGCCCTGCGCCGTGAGGGGTGGGAAGCCATAGGGACGGTTGTTGATCCACACCTCGCCGTAGAGCGAGGGCGACGTGACGTCGAGTCCGCCCTTCCCCGTCGCGGTGCGGGCCACCGTGGTGGTCGCCGCGGGCGCGGCGGGCTCGGTGCCGGACGCGGGCCGCGCGACCGCCGCCGCGGGACTCGTGGGCACCGGAGCCGCCGTCACCGGCTGCGGCACGGGAGCGGGAGCGGGAGCGGGGCGGGACGGCGGAGGAGCCAGCTCGGCGGTGAGGTCCTTGTTGATGGAGTGGACATCATCCTCGCCCAACTCCACCGTCTCCTCGGCCAGCCGGCGCTCTCCCTGCGCGAGCGTCACGCGGTACGTCCCCGCGCGCAGCGGAATGCGCGCGGGCGTGAGGTCCACCGTCTTCCCATCCACCAGCACCATCAACCCCGGCGGCGTGGACGTCACCAGCAGCAGCCCGTTCCGGGGCTCCTCGGCTGCCGCGGCGGGCTCCTCGCGAGGCTGCGTGCGCGACGCCACCCGGACGGGCCGCGCCTTCGGCTCCTTGCGCGTCGGCGCGGTGGGCTCACGCACGGCCCGGGTCCGGTCGCCGCGCGTGCGGCCCTGCTCGCGGGTCCACAGGTCCGCGGCGATGCGCAGCAGCTCCACCAGGTCGCCCTTGTCCTCCTTGCGAAGCCGCAGCGCCTCGGTGAACTCGGCCACGGCCGTCTCGTAGTCGCGGTCCTCCAGCGCGGCCAGGCCCGCGGCGCGCCGGGCCCGCGCGAGGCCGGAGTTCGCGTCCTCCTCGGGAGCAGGCGTCGGCGCCGGCGCGACGGAGGCCACCGTCACCGGAGCGGGTGGCTTGGGCGCCTCGGCGACGGCGGGCGCAACGGGGCTCGCGGCGCGGCGGCTTCGCAGCACGCTGTAGCCCACGCCATTCGCGGCGACGGTGCCCAGCAGGATGACGGCAATCCAGGTCGACTGTTTCATCGGTGTCTCACTGCGGCGCGAGGGAGCGGAGGGACCGCCCCGTCAGGCCGCGGCCGCTCAGGCGGCGAAGTACCAGAACAACGCGGAGCCAATCGCGGAGACCCCCGCCGCCACCGCGATGGCCCATGGAAATCCCGCCGCGCCTCCCTGCGTCTGCGCCGGAGCCGCTCCACTCGGGGTGAGCGCGAGCATGTCGGTGCTCTCTCCGACGGGAGGAGCGGGCTTCGCGCTGGGCGAGCCGCTCGGGGTGCGGGTGGTCGCGGAGCCGAACGCGGGCAGCGCCGTGGGCATCTGCCCCGACGGGTCCGGCGGGCACAGCTTCGTCACCAGCATGGCCAACTCGCGCCCGCCCGACGTCCAGTGCTGCGAGGAGCGGAACCGCTCCAGGTCCACGTGCAGCTCGCGCGCGCTCTGGTACCTCGCGTCCGGGTTCTTCTGCAGCAGCTTGAGGAGGATGGCCTCCAGGCCGGGCGGGAAGTCCGGTTGGGCTTCCGACGGCGGGGGCACGTGCGCCTGGGAGGTGGCGACGATGGTCGCCTCCACCGTGTCGCGCTTGAACAGGCGCTTCCCGGTGGAGGCCTCGTAGAGGACGATGCCGAGCGAGTACAGGTCGGAGCGGTGGTCCAGCTCCCGGTTCGTAATCTGCTCCGGCGACATGTACGGGTACTTCCCCTTCACCACGCCAGCGACGGTGCGCTCCATGTTGACGGAGCTCTTCACGATGCCGAAGTCGGCCAGCTTGACGATGCCGTCGCGCGACACCAGCACGTTGCCGGGCGTGATGTCCCGGTGCACCAGCTTGAGCGGCGTGCCGTCCGGCAGCGTCTTCGCGTGCGCGTACGAGAGCGCGTCGGAGATGGCCAGCCCCACGTCCACCGCCACCCGCGGCCCCAGCGGGAAGGCGCTCTTCCACGCATGGCGCAGCACCCGGTCCAGGGACTGGCCCTGAATCCACTCCATGGCCAGGTAGTACTGCCCGTCGATTTTGCCGAAGTCGAACACCTGGACGATGTTCGGGTGCGTCAGCAGCGCGGCGACCTTCGCCTCGTCGGCGAACATCCGGCTGAAGGCGTCCAGGTTCGCGTATTCCGGAAGGATGCGCTTGATGACGCACGGCTTGGAGAAGCCGTCCGGCCCGTCGATGGACGCCAGCAGCAGGTGCGCCATGCCTCCAGACGCGAGCTGCTGGAGAATCCGGTATTTACCGAAATACGCCTCTCCTGTGTCCACCACGTGCCTCAAGCTTTGCTGGAAAAAGAGGAACGTACTGGAGAGTTGGCCTACCCCACAAGTTTGCGACCTTGTGTCAATGAGATTTGAACACCGAGGGTATAGGGCGCCCGGGCTCAGCTCGGCTTGCGCGGCTTGCGGCGGGCCTTGCGGTGCTGCTTCTTGGGCGGGGGCTCCGTCACCTCGGCGAAGCGCGCGCCGGTGATGCCCGCGTGCTCGAGGGCTTCCTTGATGCCCTCGGAGACGATGAGGCTCACCGGCCAGCCCCAGGAGCGGAGGACGCGGGCGCCCTCCGTCTTCTCGGGGTCGATTCTCAGGCCGCGCACGGTGCGGTAGTGGCCCACGCGCTCGGGCCACCCGTCCTCGGGCGTGTAGCGGTGGACCTCCCCGCACTTGCGGTCGTCGATGCAGCGCACCAGCCGGGTGGCGACGAGGATGAAGTACGGCTCGTCACAGTCCTCCACCTCCACGGGTAGGAGCTGCACGTCGTCAGGCGCCAGCTCGCGGAAGATGGAGGCCACCCGCGCATGCACCACCGGCGTGAGGCCGGCGCCGGCGAGGGAGAAGTCGAGCGGGGGGCCCGGGGGCTGGACGCTGGAGCGCAGCTTGCCCAGGCCCCGCACCGGTGTGCCGGAGGTGAACAGCCAGACCGAGTCCACCTTCTTCTTCCGCTCCAGGGAGACGGGGTCCCCCAGCTCGCGCCGGCCAGGGGCGCGGAAGTCGTCGTGCAAATCGTAGTAGCGCACGGGCCGGGCCGTCCGGGAGGGGGCCCGGCGAGCGGCCGACTGTCGGCGGGAGGGTGCCTCGGGAGACACCTCGTCCGGAGTCTCCCACAGGGTTTCGGCACGGGGGCCGTCAGCCTGTCTCGGGGAGCGTCGCGCCAGTAGGCGAAGCGCCTCGGTGAACCGCCTGAACATCCCCCGATTTTACCCTCTCCCCGCCAGGGAGGGAGCACGTCGCGCGCGCCGCCCCGGCTCCCCTGCCTCCTCCCCGGGCTACCAGGAGGTGTGCAGGGAGTAACCCGCGGTGCGGGTGTCCAGGCTGAGGAAGGAGAACTGGCCCTCCGAGCACGTGCCACTGTTGAGGAACAGGCGGCTGCCGTGCTCCACGCGCATGCCCAGGTGGGTGTGGCCGGTGACGACGATGTCCGCGCCGCTGTCGTTGGCGCGCGCCAGGGCCCACTGCTGGAAGGTGCAGCGCGCCGGGTCCGGCAGGGCGTGGGTCAGCCGCGCGTCCAGCGCCTGGAACATGCGGAACATGGCCCGCAGTCGCATCCGCCGAAGCCAGGCACCCGCCCACACCGCCGCCTCGGACAGGAAGCGCGCCTTGCGGATGACCCAGTCGTGGTGATGCCCGTGGGTGAACAGCATCCTCACCCCGTCGGCCTCCAGGACGAGCTGCTCGGGCGCGCCGAGCAGCGTGCCGGCCACGAGGTCATGGTTGCCGTGGATGTAGTGGTACTGGGGCCGCGCGAAGCGCTCGACGATGTCGGGGTGCGCCGCGCGGGCGGCGGCCAGCTCGGCCACCTGCCTCCCCGGCGTCCGC contains these protein-coding regions:
- a CDS encoding TonB-dependent receptor plug domain-containing protein; the encoded protein is MRVRPWWSVGSVALSLFLCTSPALAQEPSPESSELEPSAPPEDAAPMSEEPEVHSQVASFAVTKLQESPAVVTAMNAEEIRASGARDLMDLLLQVPGFFFGVDVQGSVGPGFRGLWGYEGKVLLVIDGKEMNEQLYSTMQLGHEFPIELVERIEVVRGPGSVIYGGNAELAVINVITRGIQGSTDLQLTGTYGELETVNGRRSVTVSGRKVFESAPGLSLFASASLGQGQRSDAEFRDYFGNSATMSGQSQLDPTTVQAGVGYKDLQLSVLYQRSTISTIVAFDEVLDAPAPTEFETFHAELSDKFRPSERLELVSRFNLTLSEPFRDSNQESPFYYEKQVRRLRGRAMARWAALDFLQLTGGLDVTSDQGQLKGPADVGLQTAFGEEGAERVSYLNLAGFMEAYLDNPIATVVAGARYENHSAFGGSFVPRLVLLRAFGPFSAKALFSRAFRAPGIENISLGEDVRPERTTVFELEGTLRLGEGQTVSANVFDMGVTDPIIYSYDAVSNTEAYRNLGRLGSRGVELDYHLRAGWGRLALNYSFYTPSGRNDVEDYQVPGHSNAFTAMPTHKASVAGNVKVLPWLTVSPTAVLVGKRYAVDAPDDAGDSAVEELPTQLLFNLFVSAENVGTPGLELGAGVYNLMGTNFRLAQPYNGGHAPLPVFSREFLVRVSYLLDPGIDS
- a CDS encoding serine/threonine protein kinase; translation: MDTGEAYFGKYRILQQLASGGMAHLLLASIDGPDGFSKPCVIKRILPEYANLDAFSRMFADEAKVAALLTHPNIVQVFDFGKIDGQYYLAMEWIQGQSLDRVLRHAWKSAFPLGPRVAVDVGLAISDALSYAHAKTLPDGTPLKLVHRDITPGNVLVSRDGIVKLADFGIVKSSVNMERTVAGVVKGKYPYMSPEQITNRELDHRSDLYSLGIVLYEASTGKRLFKRDTVEATIVATSQAHVPPPSEAQPDFPPGLEAILLKLLQKNPDARYQSARELHVDLERFRSSQHWTSGGRELAMLVTKLCPPDPSGQMPTALPAFGSATTRTPSGSPSAKPAPPVGESTDMLALTPSGAAPAQTQGGAAGFPWAIAVAAGVSAIGSALFWYFAA
- a CDS encoding metallophosphoesterase family protein, yielding MRIAVISDLHLGRRDSADHFGHDDSGFLRFLRFLESNFERIVLLGDVFETLTSRTPGRQVAELAAARAAHPDIVERFARPQYHYIHGNHDLVAGTLLGAPEQLVLEADGVRMLFTHGHHHDWVIRKARFLSEAAVWAGAWLRRMRLRAMFRMFQALDARLTHALPDPARCTFQQWALARANDSGADIVVTGHTHLGMRVEHGSRLFLNSGTCSEGQFSFLSLDTRTAGYSLHTSW
- a CDS encoding PEGA domain-containing protein yields the protein MKQSTWIAVILLGTVAANGVGYSVLRSRRAASPVAPAVAEAPKPPAPVTVASVAPAPTPAPEEDANSGLARARRAAGLAALEDRDYETAVAEFTEALRLRKEDKGDLVELLRIAADLWTREQGRTRGDRTRAVREPTAPTRKEPKARPVRVASRTQPREEPAAAAEEPRNGLLLVTSTPPGLMVLVDGKTVDLTPARIPLRAGTYRVTLAQGERRLAEETVELGEDDVHSINKDLTAELAPPPSRPAPAPAPVPQPVTAAPVPTSPAAAVARPASGTEPAAPAATTTVARTATGKGGLDVTSPSLYGEVWINNRPYGFPPLTAQGLPAGPARVEVRVNGVVKRKLTVEVEPDRLTAVRVR
- a CDS encoding imm11 family protein; amino-acid sequence: MRYYDLHDDFRAPGRRELGDPVSLERKKKVDSVWLFTSGTPVRGLGKLRSSVQPPGPPLDFSLAGAGLTPVVHARVASIFRELAPDDVQLLPVEVEDCDEPYFILVATRLVRCIDDRKCGEVHRYTPEDGWPERVGHYRTVRGLRIDPEKTEGARVLRSWGWPVSLIVSEGIKEALEHAGITGARFAEVTEPPPKKQHRKARRKPRKPS
- a CDS encoding peptidoglycan-binding protein, which codes for MRVDGPSPSTQSYSSQDAGSVQRSEAPEREVVHEEDGTRATGHDDASSFEEESASSSAPRLRPPPPPPPPEPPPEEPWPVPEKDLKRGDTGKDVQQLQESLVELGYLTKEQVATGPGLFGPQTEAALEKFQKDSGVSSDGRYEAGTREALSKALTRSSQAGGKTGGAAMSAEAAFITQFTSDYNRSGPRGSTNCGPASLAMSLAYTGHMPPGLTKEQQVDHARALMSPRRESEFTYVKASDGARVPLLDRDHELTGGTMVSDGIKGAGLTSRYGQGWESLDQQLAAGNPVIANGATNASWRSQFPERMGNGDVGHLNAILGKTQDGKYLVADPLHTGGPVAMTRQQLSVFFSPTGGQPSFNALQGASRGAGAAGASAGAAAASALPPRKDAGVVDLLKNAAAGLPIPEPGLTTASTGAKATVATQATSATPAERAQQDAKALEKTLQRSLQEGARQFEQLVVSNPDPAYQQALVEAAKPSLEKMGDFFDGVSPETDRQLHPPPPQKPPDLNDSLVLAKFSGQESAIKYQTYYSLARAAEAMKDPAAGRVGEYFVSRMQPGFTQNPVLLSAVKNCIDAGVGSRLAVDMGGAKDGPVALPVGGTPAFAKDLNALHETVWKSVDKIRSDFTVAAEKAEEHQKKLTELLSGPAKVLTPEQQQKVISTFMTPERQKDVAEFQRLGALLSKAAPDGVPIHPDDPRVEELARALPRLAETDSGAEYLASQLNAKGQGRPVFFDVVAKMKDGKDFDEKLAVALVKAAGRDAIKAASIRDVATARNIYEGLAQYAHLYGMDPKDMRKYTSVLQTLKPNMPLEQYRRNMQSLDSMMRDQSAGLIGRPDSAGGQALRGLGVVIATSAFVGDAGQWSEADMAARIKIVGDGLSVGADGVNYLSEVLVKGATASKALGRLSAVGAILGAVGDVMQTFQAAKEGKYFSASASLAQAAGGTILAAAAFTSVTPGLQLLGAALFAGGILVKTLDPDQLIHRERQEELLVQSGMDPALAESLIQSDPELLAERLGGNLGMSPQDIQKFLGAHLEISGHRGYIDTLAQAASAFGMTGANFQGFVEQLSRANNNGSTDMYTLGDRLHSLFFGQLPSMDADGNYPSQAQRFRRWVESSYPDVVAWVDERHRKAAA